The following DNA comes from Ardenticatenales bacterium.
AATGCTTTGCAAGATGGCCTGCACGTGCGGCCAGGCGGCGGGCGACCCGCCGGGCATGATGGAGGGGCCATGTCGCGCCCCCTCTTCGCCGCCGGAAATGCCCGTGCCAATAAACAAAAGGCCGCGCGCCTCCAGGTAGGCGGTGCGGCGCATGGTGTCCTGGTAGTTGGAGTTGCCGCCGTCGATGACGATGTCGCCCGCATCCAGGTGAGGGAGAAGCTGCTCAATCACGCCATCTACGGGCGCGCCCGCTTTGATCATGAGCATGACGCGGCGGGGGCGCTTGAGGTGGCCGATGAGTTCTTCGATGCTGTGCGCGCCGATGACGTTTGTGCCATGCGCTTCTTGCGCCAGAAAATCATCCACGACGGATGTGGTGCGGTTGTAGACGGCGACCGTAAAGCCGTGGTCGTTCATGTTCAGGACAAGGTTTTGCCCCATGACGGCCAGTCCAATGAGTCCTATGTCGGCTGATGCCATGTTGTGCCTCCAGGGAATGAGCAGGCGCCGGGCCTGACAACGATAGTATCATAGCACAATTCCATTTACTTTGACGCCACGCGGTCGGGCAAACTTACGGGCGTGCTTGCTGTCATCCTTGCAAGCGCATACAATCAGGGAAGATCGCTTCAATTTTTCACCAACGGCGCGAATGAGACAAACGAGTAGGAAGTCGGCGGACAGATTGTAGCGTGCCGGCATAACGCGCCGCGCGCGGAACAGGATAAAACGTGTTAACTTTAAGCAACATTTCTCTTTCTTTTGGCGAACGGACCTTGTTTAAGGACGTCAATTTGAAGTTTCTGCCCGGAAACTGTTATGGCTTGATTGGGGCCAACGGGGCCGGCAAATCGACGCTGCTGCGCATCATCGCCGGCGAAATTGAGCCATCCACGGGCGAGATTATCATTGCCCCGAATGAACGGCTGGCGATGTTACAGCAGGATCAGTTCGCTTTTGACGACTATTCCGTCCTGGAGACGGTGATCATGGGGCACAGACGGCTGCACCAGGTCTTGCAAGCGCGGGACGCTATCTACATGAAGCCGGATTTTTCGGAGGAAGACGGCCTGCACGCGGCGGACCTGGAGGCGCAGGTGGCGGAGATGAACGGCTACGAGGCGGAGGCGGACGCGGCGGCGCTGCTCAGTGGTCTGGGCATCACGGAGGATTTGCATGACCGGCAAATGGACGAGTTGGAGGCGACGCAGAAGGTGCGCGTGCTGTTGGCGCAGGCGTTGTTTGGCAACCCGGACATTCTGCTGCTGGACGAGCCGACGAATCAGCTTGATTTGAAGTCGATCCGCTGGCTGGAGGATTTCTTGATTGATTACAAGAGTACGGTCATTGTGGTTTCGCATGATCGCCATTTTCTGAACAACGTTTGCACGCACATCGCGGATATTGATTTTGGCAAAATCCAGATGTACGTGGGGAACTATGATTTCTGGTATCACGCGAGTCAGTTGGTGATGCAGCAGCAGAAGAATTTGCAGCGGAAACGGACGGATAAGATCAAGGAGTTGCAGGAGTTTGTGCGCCGCTTTAGCGCGAATGCGTCTAAGTCGCGGCAGGCTACCTCGCGCAAGAAGTTGATTGAGAAGCTGACGGTGGATGATTTGCCGGCATCTTCGCGCCGTTTCCCTTATGTTGATTTCCGCCCGGAACGCGCCTGCGGGCGCACTGTTTTGCAGGTGGAGGACCTGTACAAGACGGTTGATGGGGAGCCGCTGTTGTTCAATTTTAACCTGACGGTGAATCCGGGGGACAAGATCGCCTTCATTGGTCCCAATGACCTGGTGAAGACGACGTTGTTTGATTTGCTGGCGGGGGAGGATGAACCAGATGCCGGCACAATCAACTGGGGCGTGACCATCACCTACGCCTACTTTCCCAAAGAAAACGGACGCTTCTTCGATACCAGCCTCACCCTTGTCGAATGGCTGCGCCAATACTCCAGCGACGACAGCGAATCCTTCCTGCGCGGCTTCCTGGGGCGAATGCTCTTCTCCGGCGAAGAAGCCTTGAAGAAAACCAACGTCCTCTCCGGCGGCGAGCGGGTGCGCTGCATGTTGTCGCGCATGATGCTCAGCGGGGCCAACGTCCTCATTCTGGACGAACCCACCAATCATCTGGACCTGGAGGCGATCACGGCCCTCAACGATGGCCTGATCAAGTTCCCCGACGTGGTTCTCTTCACTTCCCACGATTACCAGTTTGTGGATACTATCGCTAACCGAATTGTGGAAATCACGCCTGCCGGCATAATCGACCGCGCCATGCGCTTTGAAGATTACGTCAACGACCCCGACATTCAGGCCATGCGTGACGAGTTGTACCAGCAGCACCTGGAACTGCGCCTCTAGCGGAAAGCGGCGGCTGCGTTGTTTCCTTACCGCTCCTTCAAACTGGCGCGGCAATTCGAGCCTTATTTCAGCGCCAGTCCTAATGGGATGTTCCATCACACCGATGACATTTCGCGGGCGATGGCGTGACAATGCGCACTTGGTGAAAACATCCGCCACGCCTAAACTACAGTCGTCATAAACCTTGTGCTGTCTTGTTTTCAATTGCGGAGATGAAAATGGCTGCTGAAAAATGGGTAACAATTGATTCGCAATTTTGCGAGATTATTCAGCGGGAGGCGGAGATTCAGGAACTGCGCCGCTTTCCGGCGGAGATGGTCCCGGATACGTTGGGGTATCAGGTGGTGGCGCACAAGTGTACGGCGGCGATTGAGTGTAACTTGATTGGCTGCCAGTGCCAGTGGGCGTACACGAATCCGTCGGTGGACCGCTTCGAGGCGCAAAAATAGGGGCGCGATTTGCGCGCTCTGGTGAAGAATGAGGGAAGAGGGGGAGATGTTGTGCCGGCATTTGCCGGCATTTGCCGCCCCGCCGCCACCATCAACCCGCGTCGTTATCGTCATCCTGCCCCGCCCATACCGCCTGATTCCCTGCCCCCTGGCTCAGCAACAGAACAATACTGGCCATGCCCACGGCAAAGCCGGTGAACATGGCCGTGGGCAAGTTGGCGCGGTCGGCCAGCAACCCTAACAGCAGCGTCAAGGGGAGCAGCCCCAGTAGCGACAGCGCCGCCGTCATGGCCCCCGCCCGTCCGGGCAGGCAGGCCAGCGACTGCGCGCGCACAATGGGCCAGAACATGGAGAGCAGGAACATCAAGGGGACCATCAGCAGGAAGCGGGGCCAGATGCCGGGGATGAACAGCCAGGCGGGAAACAGGAGCGCCACGCCCGCCGCCGCCAGCCGCAGCACTTGCCGCGCGGATGCCCGCTGTCGCCAGCGGTCCAGCGCCAGCAGGCTGACCATGCCCACAACCATTTCCAGGACGCGAAACACGCCTACGAGCGCCTGCGACAGGCCGACTTCCTCCGCCAGCCAGACGGTCTGGAAGTGGAAGGGGGTTTCTAGCAAATCAAAGGCCAGGGAGAAGAGTAGCCAGTAGCGGGCGGCGGGA
Coding sequences within:
- a CDS encoding ATP-binding cassette domain-containing protein codes for the protein MLTLSNISLSFGERTLFKDVNLKFLPGNCYGLIGANGAGKSTLLRIIAGEIEPSTGEIIIAPNERLAMLQQDQFAFDDYSVLETVIMGHRRLHQVLQARDAIYMKPDFSEEDGLHAADLEAQVAEMNGYEAEADAAALLSGLGITEDLHDRQMDELEATQKVRVLLAQALFGNPDILLLDEPTNQLDLKSIRWLEDFLIDYKSTVIVVSHDRHFLNNVCTHIADIDFGKIQMYVGNYDFWYHASQLVMQQQKNLQRKRTDKIKELQEFVRRFSANASKSRQATSRKKLIEKLTVDDLPASSRRFPYVDFRPERACGRTVLQVEDLYKTVDGEPLLFNFNLTVNPGDKIAFIGPNDLVKTTLFDLLAGEDEPDAGTINWGVTITYAYFPKENGRFFDTSLTLVEWLRQYSSDDSESFLRGFLGRMLFSGEEALKKTNVLSGGERVRCMLSRMMLSGANVLILDEPTNHLDLEAITALNDGLIKFPDVVLFTSHDYQFVDTIANRIVEITPAGIIDRAMRFEDYVNDPDIQAMRDELYQQHLELRL